The DNA sequence CAGAAATTTATAGTCGCTCGACAGGTCATGGAATACCACATCGCGGTAGTCCGGGTGAATGCCTTTTTTCATGGTCTGCTATTCAGTTTCTTGTCATCTTCTCGGTTTCCGTCCGAAAAGGATTGCAAAGGTACGGCGTTAAAAGGGGATTGGCAAGGGTTTCTTCGGGTTCTTTTTTGGCCTGATTGTCAATTGAATAAAGTTGAGCCGTTCGCTAATAATGCCGTAATCCAGGATTGTTACTGTTACCCCTTCTTTGTACATTTCGCTATCAATTTATGCCTTCGCGAACTCGCCCGGTTGACCGTACGCCCGGCAGGCCGATCAATAGAATCACTCGAGATTATTTTAAAAAACTACGACTCAGGCAGGCAATTGGTAAGTCGCTAAGACTGACGACTTAACAATTTCATAACCTGCCGGCAGCGTTAAATTTTTCCCGGACCCGGCAAAAGCAGCGAACCTTCGGGGTTGCTTTTCCGTCTATTTCAGAACAACTTTAACATCCCGTTTCGCACGAACCACCGGGTAGAGGAACGGCAGCTACCAACTGAATCGAACATTTACATATACCAACTAATCCCCAGACAATCATGTACGTAATCAAACGCGACGGACGCCACGAGTCGGTTAAATTCGACAAGATTACCGCCCGGATCGAGAAATTATGCTACGGCCTTGACCCCGCCTACGTGCAGCCTGTGCAGGTTGCGGTTAAAGTAGTGAGCGGCTTGTATGATGGCGTTAAAACGACCGAGCTCGACAACCTGGCGGCCGAAACAGCGGCTTCGATGACGACGACGCACCCCGATTACGCTATTCTGGCGGCCCGGATTGCCATCTCGAACCTGCACAAGGAAACGAACAAGTCGTTTTCGACGACGATCAAACGGCTCTACAATTACGAAGATCCGAAAACGGGCGAAAACGCGTCCCTGATTGCCAAGGAAGTATATGAGGTAGTACGCACCCATGCGGCCTTGCTCGATTCGACCATTATCTACGACCGGGATTACGGCTATGACTATTTCGGTTACAAAACCCTGGAGAAATCCTACCTGCTGAAAATGGACGGCCGTATTGCCGAACGTCCGCAGCATATGCTGATGCGGGTAGCCGTTGGTATCCACATGGACGACGTTGATGCCGCGATTGAAACCTACAACCTGTTGTCGGAAAAGTGGTTTACCCACGCAACGCCAACCCTGTTCAACGCCGGAACGCCCAAGCCGCAAATGTCGAGCTGCTTCCTGCTGACGATGAAGGACGACTCCATCGATGGTATTTACGATACGCTCAAGCAGACGGCTAAGATCTCGCAATCGGCGGGGGGTATTGGGCTAAGCATCCACAACGTGCGGGCCACGGGTACCTACATCAAAGGCACCAACGGTACCTCGAACGGGATTGTACCAATGCTGCGCGTATTCAACGACACGGCCCGCTACGTAGACCAGGGTGGTGGCAAGCGGAAGGGCTCGTTCGCTATTTACCTGGAACCCTGGCATGCCGATATTTTCGACTTCTTGGATCTGAAAAAGAACTCGGGTAAGGAAGAAGGCCGCGCCCGTGACCTGTTCTACGCTCTTTGGACGCCCGATCTGTTCATGAAGCGCGTGGAAGAAAACGATGTCTGGTCATTGTTCTGCCCGCACGAGTGCCCCGGTCTGGCCGACTGCCACGGCGAAGAGTTCGAAGCCCTCTATGAGCGTTACGAGCGTGAAGGCCGCGCCCGTAAAACGATCAAAGCGCAGGAGTTGTGGTATAAAATTCTGGAGTCGCAAACCGAGACCGGCACGCCTTACATGCTGTTCAAGGATGCGGCCAACAAAAAGTCGAACCAGAAGAACCTCGGAACCATCAAGTCGAGTAACCTCTGCACCGAAATCATCGAGTACACCGCGCCCGATGAAATTGCGGTTTGTAATCTGGCATCGATCGCCCTGCCCAAGTTCGTTACCCGCGGTACGGATGGCGTGATGCGGTTCGACCACCAGAAGTTGTATGAGGTAACCAAAACGGCTACCCGCAACCTCAACAAGATCATCGACATCAACTACTACCCCGTTGAGGAAGCCCGTCGGAGCAACATGCGCCACCGGCCCATCGGTCTGGGTGTGCAGGGCCTGGCCGATGCGTTCATCATGCTGCGGATGCCGTTTGAATCGGACGAAGCGCGCCGGCTGAACGAAGACATTTTCGAAACGATCTACTTCGGGGCCATGACCTCGTCGATGGAGCAGGCCAAAGAGTTTGGGCCGTATGAAACCTGGAAAGGTTCGCCCATCTCGCAGGGTATCTTCCAGTTCGACATGTGGACCCGCGATGGTCAGCCCGTGAAGCCCAAGTCGGGCCGCTGGGATTGGGAATCGCTGCGCAAGGACGTAGTAGAACATGGTGTTCGCAACTCCCTGTTGCTGGCTCCCATGCCGACCGCTTCGACCTCGCAGATCCTGGGTAACAACGAATGTTTCGAGCCTTACACGAGTAACATCTACACCCGTCGGGTACTGTCGGGCGAGTTTGTGGTTGTAAACAAGCACCTGCTCAAAGACCTCGTGAAACTGGGCCTGTGGAACGATGCCATGAAGAACAACCTGATCCTGGCCAATGGCTCGGTTCAGCAGATTCCGAACATTCCGCAGAACATCAAAGATCTCTACAAAACGGTCTGGGAGATCAAGCAGAAGCACATCATCGATATGGCCGCCGACCGCGGTGCCTACATTTGCCAGTCGCAGTCGCTGAACATTCACATTCAGGATTCGAACTTTGGCAAGCTCACGTCGATGCACTTCTACGCCTGGAAAGCGGGTCTGAAAACGGGTATGTACTACCTCCGTACGAAGGCCGCTTCCGACGCCGTGAAGTTCACCGTTGTACAGCCACAGGCGGAGCCACAACTGGAGCCGGTTATGGTCGAAGCGGTAACGGTAGAGAAGCCACTCGATTACGTACAATATGCCAAGGAACACGCTACCAACGCCGGACCCATTCCCGTGCCAATGGTAACGGACCTGGAACAGCAATATGCCGCTATGACCTGCTCTCTGGACGATCCGGAAGGTTGTGAGATGTGCGGAAGCTAGTTGTTTTTTTTGCACAGATTACTTGATACTGGTATCAAGTAATCTGTGCAAAAAAAAAGTTCTTTTTTTAAGTTAAGGCATGTTTGTAATAAATAGAGGAAGATGACATGTTTGTTGTAAACAGAGCTAATAAAGACGTTGAATACCACAAGTTTGATGCCTTGTATGCATTACTTGAGCGTATTGTG is a window from the Spirosoma rigui genome containing:
- a CDS encoding ribonucleoside-diphosphate reductase subunit alpha, whose translation is MYVIKRDGRHESVKFDKITARIEKLCYGLDPAYVQPVQVAVKVVSGLYDGVKTTELDNLAAETAASMTTTHPDYAILAARIAISNLHKETNKSFSTTIKRLYNYEDPKTGENASLIAKEVYEVVRTHAALLDSTIIYDRDYGYDYFGYKTLEKSYLLKMDGRIAERPQHMLMRVAVGIHMDDVDAAIETYNLLSEKWFTHATPTLFNAGTPKPQMSSCFLLTMKDDSIDGIYDTLKQTAKISQSAGGIGLSIHNVRATGTYIKGTNGTSNGIVPMLRVFNDTARYVDQGGGKRKGSFAIYLEPWHADIFDFLDLKKNSGKEEGRARDLFYALWTPDLFMKRVEENDVWSLFCPHECPGLADCHGEEFEALYERYEREGRARKTIKAQELWYKILESQTETGTPYMLFKDAANKKSNQKNLGTIKSSNLCTEIIEYTAPDEIAVCNLASIALPKFVTRGTDGVMRFDHQKLYEVTKTATRNLNKIIDINYYPVEEARRSNMRHRPIGLGVQGLADAFIMLRMPFESDEARRLNEDIFETIYFGAMTSSMEQAKEFGPYETWKGSPISQGIFQFDMWTRDGQPVKPKSGRWDWESLRKDVVEHGVRNSLLLAPMPTASTSQILGNNECFEPYTSNIYTRRVLSGEFVVVNKHLLKDLVKLGLWNDAMKNNLILANGSVQQIPNIPQNIKDLYKTVWEIKQKHIIDMAADRGAYICQSQSLNIHIQDSNFGKLTSMHFYAWKAGLKTGMYYLRTKAASDAVKFTVVQPQAEPQLEPVMVEAVTVEKPLDYVQYAKEHATNAGPIPVPMVTDLEQQYAAMTCSLDDPEGCEMCGS